One genomic window of Kaistia geumhonensis includes the following:
- a CDS encoding alpha-E domain-containing protein, producing MLSRTADNLFWLARYVERAENTARILDAANRLAAMPIAYAGESNEWESAVAATGTLGLFKSLGREATGESVVDFLAFSADNPSSIRSCLERARVNARTVRTALTSEMWEAINGAWLGLRDFNRLGDRVRLNAFLTYVKEASLRFDGSAYRTMLRNDAYFFSGLGSFIERADNTARILDVKYHLLLPEQESVGGGLDFFQWSSILRSVSANTAYHWVYRESVKPWLVADLLVLNEQLPRSLSACYGRICEFLDELSLAYGRQGPAQRVARSTRNRLQNATLEDVFQGGLHEFLTEFIGENSRLGQAITDQYLA from the coding sequence GTGCTGAGCCGTACCGCCGACAATCTCTTCTGGCTCGCCCGCTATGTGGAGCGCGCCGAGAACACCGCGCGCATCCTCGACGCCGCCAACCGCCTCGCCGCCATGCCGATCGCCTATGCCGGCGAATCGAACGAGTGGGAATCGGCCGTTGCGGCGACGGGCACGCTCGGCCTCTTCAAGTCGCTCGGCCGCGAAGCGACGGGCGAGAGCGTCGTCGACTTCCTCGCCTTCTCCGCCGACAACCCCTCCTCGATCCGCTCCTGCCTCGAGCGGGCGCGCGTCAACGCGCGGACGGTCCGCACCGCGCTGACCTCGGAGATGTGGGAGGCGATCAACGGCGCCTGGCTCGGCCTGCGCGACTTCAACCGCCTCGGCGACCGCGTGCGCCTCAACGCCTTCCTCACCTATGTGAAGGAAGCCTCGCTGCGCTTCGACGGCTCGGCCTATCGCACGATGCTGCGCAACGACGCCTATTTCTTCTCGGGGCTCGGCTCGTTCATCGAGCGCGCCGACAACACGGCCCGCATTCTCGACGTGAAGTATCACCTGTTGCTGCCCGAGCAGGAGAGCGTCGGCGGCGGCCTCGACTTCTTCCAGTGGTCGTCGATCCTGCGCTCGGTCTCGGCCAACACCGCCTATCACTGGGTCTATCGCGAGAGCGTGAAGCCCTGGCTGGTCGCCGACCTGCTCGTGCTCAACGAACAGCTGCCGCGCTCGCTCTCGGCCTGCTACGGGCGCATCTGCGAGTTCCTCGACGAGCTTTCGCTCGCCTATGGCCGCCAGGGGCCTGCGCAGCGCGTGGCCCGCTCGACGCGCAACCGCCTGCAGAACGCGACGCTCGAGGACGTCTTCCAGGGCGGCTTGCACGAGTTCCTCACCGAGTTCATCGGCGAGAACAGCCGCCTCGGCCAGGCGATCACCGACCAGTATCTCGCCTGA
- the pcaD gene encoding 3-oxoadipate enol-lactonase encodes MPRIAMDDGVELHVEVGPDNGKPPLLFLNALGADHTMWDGQAAFFSEQFRVLRFDDRGHGRSAPSEAPYTIDRLGRDARGVLEAFDIDSAHVVGLSKGGMTAAWLGINCPEHVEKLVIVSSSPHLAPREMWEGRAKTARNEGIGALVDAVIGRWFTEDFRTHQPETVARIRAMLLGCSNEGYAACCEALAEMDLRDDLELIPVPVLAICGDSDPGTPVAKTREWVATIEGARLEVIRKAAHLANVEQQDAFNRLVLDFLTA; translated from the coding sequence ATGCCACGCATCGCTATGGACGACGGGGTCGAGCTCCATGTCGAGGTCGGTCCGGACAACGGCAAGCCGCCGCTTCTCTTTCTCAACGCACTCGGGGCCGACCACACGATGTGGGACGGCCAGGCCGCCTTCTTCTCCGAGCAGTTCCGCGTGCTGCGCTTCGATGATCGCGGCCATGGCAGGTCCGCCCCCTCCGAGGCGCCCTACACCATCGACCGGCTCGGCCGCGACGCGCGCGGCGTGCTCGAGGCTTTCGACATCGACTCGGCCCATGTCGTGGGACTTTCGAAGGGCGGCATGACCGCCGCATGGCTCGGCATCAACTGCCCGGAACATGTCGAGAAGCTCGTGATCGTCTCGTCATCGCCGCATCTCGCCCCGCGCGAGATGTGGGAAGGGCGCGCCAAGACCGCGCGCAACGAGGGCATCGGCGCCCTCGTCGACGCCGTGATCGGCCGCTGGTTCACCGAGGACTTCCGCACGCACCAGCCGGAGACGGTAGCGCGAATCCGCGCCATGCTGCTCGGCTGCTCCAACGAGGGCTATGCCGCCTGCTGCGAGGCGCTGGCGGAGATGGACCTGCGCGACGACCTCGAGCTCATTCCGGTCCCCGTGCTCGCCATCTGCGGCGATTCGGACCCGGGCACTCCGGTCGCCAAGACGCGCGAATGGGTCGCGACGATCGAGGGGGCCCGCCTCGAGGTCATCCGAAAGGCCGCCCACCTCGCCAATGTCGAGCAGCAGGACGCGTTCAACAGGCTTGTTCTCGATTTCCTGACCGCCTGA
- the radC gene encoding RadC family protein yields MTGFGDGSDVPHFVGHRERLKGRFRENGGDGLADYELLELILFAAVPRRDTKPIAKALITRFGTFTEVLAAPEARLMEVPGVGASVALHLKIVHAAAKRQARGAARERPLLGSWSAVIDYCRVAMAYEEKEQFRILFLDKKNALIADEVQQTGTVDHTPVYPREVVKRALELSATAIVLVHNHPSGDPTPSRADIQMTKTIVDVAAPLGIAVHDHIIVGRHGNVSFKGLKLI; encoded by the coding sequence ATGACCGGCTTCGGGGACGGATCCGACGTTCCGCACTTCGTCGGCCATCGCGAGCGCCTCAAGGGGCGCTTTCGCGAGAATGGCGGCGACGGGCTGGCCGATTACGAACTCCTTGAACTGATCCTCTTCGCGGCCGTGCCGCGGCGCGACACGAAGCCGATCGCCAAGGCGCTGATCACCCGCTTCGGCACCTTCACCGAGGTCCTCGCCGCGCCCGAAGCGCGGCTCATGGAGGTGCCGGGCGTGGGCGCCTCGGTGGCGCTGCATCTCAAGATCGTTCATGCGGCCGCGAAGCGGCAGGCGCGCGGCGCGGCGCGCGAACGGCCGCTGCTCGGCTCCTGGAGCGCGGTGATCGACTATTGCCGCGTCGCCATGGCCTATGAGGAGAAGGAGCAGTTCCGCATCCTCTTCCTCGACAAGAAGAACGCCCTCATCGCCGACGAGGTGCAGCAGACCGGCACCGTCGACCACACGCCCGTCTATCCGCGCGAGGTGGTGAAGCGCGCGCTGGAGCTTTCGGCGACGGCGATCGTGCTCGTGCACAATCACCCCTCCGGCGACCCGACGCCCTCGCGCGCCGACATCCAGATGACGAAGACGATCGTCGACGTCGCCGCGCCGCTCGGCATCGCCGTGCACGACCACATCATCGTCGGCCGCCACGGCAATGTGAGCTTCAAGGGTCTCAAGCTGATCTGA
- a CDS encoding L,D-transpeptidase codes for MTGLIALPFAAASLALADDLVEVTSLKPGDYTWHPERSPTGPVAIVVSIPQQLVYVYRNGIRIAVSTCSTGKAGHETPTGVFTILQKDRDHHSSLYDEASMPNTERLTWSGVALHAGGLPGYPSSHGCVHLPLKFSSLLYGITTLGTPVIIAGSHDEPVDVAHSGLVLANVAAEQANVAEAAAEPHGADAAESEQAVSIVVSSADRRIVVLVNGETVASGPVTIDFPDKPFGSYTYVLGRDGGPNGDLRWHAIGFDRDPAEAGDAAGTLFRIHTDPAVTKVIQSMMKPGNVLVTTDRPLHPDATGSDFVVMNSAQS; via the coding sequence ATGACCGGACTGATCGCCCTTCCATTTGCCGCAGCCAGCCTGGCGCTGGCCGACGACCTCGTGGAGGTCACGTCTCTGAAGCCGGGCGACTACACTTGGCATCCCGAACGCTCGCCGACGGGACCGGTGGCGATCGTCGTCTCGATCCCCCAGCAACTCGTCTATGTCTACAGGAACGGCATCCGCATCGCGGTTTCGACCTGCTCGACCGGCAAGGCAGGCCATGAGACGCCGACCGGGGTCTTCACCATCCTGCAGAAGGATCGCGACCACCACTCGAGCCTCTATGACGAGGCCTCGATGCCCAACACGGAGCGGCTCACCTGGTCGGGCGTCGCGCTGCATGCCGGAGGCCTGCCCGGCTATCCGTCCTCGCATGGCTGCGTCCACCTGCCTCTGAAATTCTCGTCGCTGCTCTATGGCATCACGACGCTCGGAACGCCGGTCATCATCGCGGGCAGCCACGACGAGCCGGTCGACGTGGCGCATTCCGGGCTCGTCCTCGCCAATGTCGCCGCGGAGCAGGCCAATGTCGCCGAGGCCGCGGCCGAGCCGCATGGCGCGGACGCCGCCGAGTCGGAGCAGGCGGTATCGATCGTCGTCTCCAGCGCCGACAGGCGCATCGTGGTGCTGGTAAACGGCGAGACGGTCGCGAGCGGCCCGGTCACGATCGACTTCCCAGACAAGCCCTTCGGCTCCTACACCTATGTCCTCGGTCGCGACGGCGGCCCGAACGGCGATCTGCGCTGGCACGCGATCGGCTTCGACCGCGACCCGGCGGAGGCAGGCGACGCGGCCGGCACGCTGTTCCGCATCCACACCGACCCCGCCGTGACGAAGGTCATCCAGTCGATGATGAAGCCCGGCAACGTTCTGGTCACGACCGACCGGCCGCTGCATCCCGATGCGACCGGCAGCGACTTCGTCGTCATGAACTCGGCGCAGAGCTGA
- a CDS encoding 2OG-Fe(II) oxygenase family protein — MSEFDARRDAVPHESGVIVVDYRDPNAPALFTESLRRTGFGVLTNHPIPQPLVEQIYKEWLGFFDGEDKHKYLVGEKHDGYFPPSQAETAKTGKKRDLKEYYHLYSWGRYPDEVSDAARRYFDIAKGLADELLQWVDYNSPEEVRAKFSVPLPEMMKDSEGTLFRILRYPPLTGDEDPDALRAAAHEDINLLTILPAANERGLQLLNGEGEWVDVPFDFGMLVINVGDMLQEASGGYYSSTTHRVINPIGESRFRSRVSIPLFLQPRPDVVLSDRYTAGSYLGERLRELARNDKKGM; from the coding sequence ATGAGCGAGTTCGATGCGCGGCGGGACGCGGTTCCGCACGAGAGCGGTGTGATCGTCGTCGATTACCGGGACCCCAACGCGCCGGCGCTGTTCACCGAGTCGCTGCGCCGGACGGGCTTCGGCGTGCTCACCAATCATCCGATCCCCCAGCCGCTGGTCGAGCAGATCTACAAGGAATGGCTCGGTTTCTTCGACGGCGAGGACAAGCACAAATATCTCGTCGGCGAGAAGCATGACGGCTATTTCCCGCCCTCGCAGGCCGAGACCGCGAAGACCGGCAAGAAGCGCGACCTCAAGGAATATTATCACCTCTACTCCTGGGGCCGTTACCCCGACGAGGTGTCCGACGCCGCGCGGCGCTATTTCGACATCGCCAAGGGCCTCGCCGACGAACTGCTGCAATGGGTCGACTACAATTCGCCGGAAGAGGTGCGGGCCAAGTTCTCGGTGCCGCTGCCGGAGATGATGAAGGACAGCGAGGGGACGCTGTTCCGCATCCTCCGCTATCCACCGCTGACCGGCGACGAGGATCCGGACGCGCTGCGCGCCGCCGCGCATGAGGACATCAACCTCCTGACCATCCTGCCGGCCGCCAACGAGCGCGGCCTGCAACTTCTGAACGGGGAGGGCGAATGGGTCGACGTGCCGTTCGATTTCGGCATGCTGGTCATCAATGTCGGCGACATGCTCCAGGAAGCGTCGGGCGGCTATTACAGCTCGACGACGCACCGCGTGATCAACCCGATCGGCGAGTCGCGCTTCCGCTCGCGCGTGTCGATCCCGCTGTTCCTGCAGCCGCGCCCGGATGTCGTTCTCTCCGACCGCTACACGGCCGGCAGCTATCTCGGCGAACGGCTTCGCGAACTCGCCCGCAACGACAAGAAGGGCATGTGA
- a CDS encoding circularly permuted type 2 ATP-grasp protein, with translation MVVAFDEMGSSGDSCRPGYEVLKRWLESTPPDLLTTRRAEAELLFRRIGITFNVYGDEAGEERLIPFDIIPRILTKKEWAVLARGLEQRVKALNAFLADIYSKGEILRAGHVPEDLIYRNPYYRPEMAGLKLAHDIYVMIAGIDIVRVDPDTFYVLEDNARTPSGVSYMLENREVMMRLFPDLFAEQRIAPVENYPDALLATLKSVAPRSASSDPTVALLTPGPYNSAFYEHSFLADKLGIELVEGRDLLVRDNVVYMRTTEGPKRVDVLYRRLDDDFLDPLTFRPDSALGVPGLMSAYRAGNITLSNAVGTGVADDKAVYSYMPEIVRFYLGEEPLLQNVPTWRCREPDALKYVLDHLPEMVVKEVAGSGGYGMLIGPTADKKTIAEFAAKLAANPDDFIAQPTLALSTSPTFVDSGVAPRHVDLRPFVLTGGDKVRIVPGGLTRVALKAGSLVVNSSQGGGTKDTWVLDA, from the coding sequence ATGGTCGTAGCCTTCGATGAGATGGGGTCGAGCGGCGACAGCTGCCGTCCCGGTTACGAAGTCCTCAAACGTTGGCTGGAGTCGACACCTCCCGATCTTCTCACAACGCGCCGTGCCGAGGCGGAACTTCTGTTCCGCCGCATCGGCATCACCTTCAACGTCTACGGCGACGAGGCGGGCGAGGAGCGGCTGATCCCGTTCGACATCATCCCGCGCATCCTGACCAAGAAGGAATGGGCGGTGCTCGCGCGCGGGCTGGAGCAGCGCGTCAAGGCGCTGAACGCCTTCCTCGCCGACATCTATTCGAAGGGCGAGATCCTGCGTGCCGGCCACGTGCCGGAAGACCTCATCTATCGCAACCCCTACTACCGGCCGGAGATGGCGGGCCTGAAGCTCGCGCACGACATCTATGTGATGATCGCCGGCATCGACATCGTCCGCGTCGATCCCGACACGTTCTACGTGCTCGAGGACAATGCGCGCACGCCGTCCGGCGTCTCCTACATGCTGGAGAACCGGGAGGTGATGATGCGCCTCTTCCCGGATCTCTTCGCCGAGCAGCGGATCGCGCCGGTCGAGAACTATCCGGACGCCCTTCTCGCGACGCTGAAATCAGTGGCGCCACGCTCGGCGTCCTCCGACCCGACCGTCGCGCTCCTGACGCCCGGTCCCTACAACAGCGCCTTCTACGAACACTCGTTCCTCGCCGACAAGCTCGGCATCGAGCTCGTCGAGGGCCGTGACCTGCTGGTGCGCGACAATGTCGTCTACATGCGCACCACCGAGGGACCGAAGCGGGTCGACGTGCTCTATCGCCGCCTCGACGACGATTTCCTCGACCCGCTGACCTTCCGCCCGGATTCCGCGCTCGGCGTGCCCGGCCTGATGAGCGCCTACCGCGCCGGCAACATCACGCTCTCCAACGCCGTGGGGACGGGAGTCGCCGACGACAAGGCGGTCTATTCCTACATGCCCGAGATCGTCCGCTTCTATCTCGGCGAGGAGCCGCTGCTCCAGAACGTGCCGACCTGGCGCTGCCGCGAGCCCGACGCGCTCAAATATGTGCTCGATCACCTGCCCGAGATGGTGGTCAAGGAGGTGGCCGGATCGGGCGGCTACGGCATGCTGATCGGTCCGACCGCCGACAAGAAGACCATCGCCGAGTTCGCCGCCAAGCTCGCCGCCAACCCTGACGACTTCATCGCCCAGCCGACACTGGCGCTGTCCACCTCGCCGACCTTCGTCGATTCCGGCGTCGCGCCGCGCCATGTCGATCTCCGGCCCTTCGTGCTGACGGGTGGCGACAAGGTCCGCATCGTGCCGGGCGGGCTCACCCGCGTCGCGCTCAAGGCCGGCTCGCTGGTGGTCAATTCAAGCCAGGGCGGCGGCACCAAGGACACATGGGTGCTCGATGCGTAG
- a CDS encoding MFS transporter, which produces MASQLVPVAALLIGSALLLIAGGLHGLLLPIRGAMEGFTTAELGLIGTGWAVGFVAGCLVVPRIVRRVGHVRAYGVMASIASVVILLNLLYISPYAWITLRAFSGFCFAGAAMIVESWLNERATKENRGTIFSVYQMVNFAASTAGQLLITTGTTNNYHFFVLGAIFYSLAILPSALSTAQTPRPLKTTKLDLRILFVNSPVAAVGCFTVGMVNGAFGTLGAVYGQQIGLPTSAIALLMSGAVLGGALTQVPLGRLSDRIDRRYVLIGVSIAAILISGTITVLKPTEAWMVIALVAGFGGMVYPMYGLAVAHANDYAAPDDFVKIASGLLLMSGIGTMIGPIIAALAMEWVGPQGLFTFASVMHAMLIVYIFYRLRRRPGVSDVPRDAFQPVPPLREATPQTIALDPRASDSKPAAA; this is translated from the coding sequence ATGGCATCGCAGCTCGTCCCCGTCGCCGCGCTCCTGATCGGATCGGCCCTTCTCCTGATCGCCGGCGGCCTGCATGGCCTGCTCCTGCCCATCCGCGGCGCGATGGAAGGCTTCACGACCGCCGAACTCGGCCTGATCGGCACCGGCTGGGCTGTCGGCTTCGTGGCCGGCTGTCTCGTCGTGCCGCGCATCGTGCGCCGCGTCGGTCATGTGCGCGCCTATGGCGTCATGGCCTCGATCGCCAGCGTCGTGATCCTGCTCAACCTGCTCTACATCTCGCCCTATGCCTGGATCACGCTGCGCGCCTTTTCCGGCTTCTGCTTCGCCGGCGCGGCGATGATCGTCGAGAGCTGGCTGAACGAGCGCGCGACCAAGGAAAACCGCGGCACGATCTTCTCCGTCTATCAGATGGTGAACTTCGCGGCCTCGACCGCCGGCCAGCTGCTGATCACCACCGGAACGACGAACAACTATCATTTCTTCGTGCTGGGCGCGATCTTCTACTCGCTCGCCATCCTTCCATCGGCGCTTTCGACGGCGCAGACGCCGCGCCCGCTGAAGACGACCAAGCTCGATCTGCGCATCCTGTTCGTCAATTCGCCCGTCGCGGCGGTCGGCTGCTTCACCGTCGGCATGGTCAACGGCGCCTTCGGCACGCTCGGCGCCGTCTACGGCCAGCAGATCGGCCTGCCGACAAGCGCCATCGCGCTGCTCATGAGCGGCGCGGTGCTGGGCGGCGCGCTGACACAGGTGCCGCTCGGACGCCTGTCCGACCGGATCGACCGCCGCTATGTGCTGATCGGCGTCTCGATCGCGGCCATCCTGATCAGCGGCACCATCACCGTCCTGAAGCCGACCGAGGCCTGGATGGTGATCGCGCTCGTCGCGGGCTTCGGCGGCATGGTCTATCCGATGTACGGCCTCGCCGTCGCCCATGCCAACGACTATGCCGCGCCGGACGATTTCGTGAAGATCGCCAGCGGATTGCTGCTGATGTCCGGCATCGGCACCATGATCGGGCCGATCATCGCAGCCTTGGCGATGGAGTGGGTCGGCCCGCAGGGGCTCTTCACCTTCGCCAGCGTCATGCATGCGATGCTGATCGTCTACATCTTCTATCGCCTGCGCCGCAGGCCGGGCGTCTCGGACGTGCCGCGCGACGCCTTCCAGCCCGTGCCGCCTCTCCGCGAAGCGACGCCGCAGACCATCGCGCTCGACCCGCGCGCCTCGGACAGCAAGCCCGCCGCCGCCTGA
- a CDS encoding peptidase, translating to MTYCVGILVRDGLVMIADTRTNAGLDNIATFRKLHLFQKDGDRAIAIATAGNLAVSQSVLNLLSEGIKNPESGEIETIYSLPSMFKVAQFVGRAIREVYRIHGKSMEQQAASFDVTMLLGGQVAGGRLRLFMVYSAGNFIEATADTPYLQIGEHKYGKPILDRAVTSETGLDEALKLGLVSMDSTIRSNLGVGMPVDVCTIRRDAIAVDISHRIDRNDAYFADLRERWSAALRAAHQAIPAPPYGRD from the coding sequence ATGACTTACTGCGTTGGAATTCTTGTGCGGGACGGGTTGGTGATGATCGCCGACACGCGCACCAATGCGGGCCTCGACAACATCGCGACCTTCCGCAAGCTGCATCTCTTCCAGAAGGACGGCGACCGCGCCATCGCCATCGCGACGGCGGGAAACCTCGCTGTCAGCCAGTCGGTGCTGAACCTCCTGAGCGAAGGGATCAAGAATCCCGAGAGCGGCGAGATCGAGACGATCTACAGCCTGCCGAGCATGTTCAAGGTGGCGCAGTTCGTCGGCCGGGCGATCCGCGAGGTCTACCGCATCCATGGCAAGTCCATGGAGCAGCAGGCGGCGAGCTTCGACGTGACCATGCTGCTGGGCGGCCAGGTCGCGGGCGGAAGGCTGCGCCTCTTCATGGTCTATTCGGCGGGCAACTTCATCGAGGCGACCGCGGATACGCCCTATCTCCAGATCGGCGAGCACAAATACGGCAAGCCGATCCTCGACCGCGCCGTGACGAGCGAGACGGGGCTCGACGAGGCACTGAAGCTCGGCCTCGTCTCGATGGATTCGACGATCCGCTCCAATCTCGGCGTGGGCATGCCCGTCGATGTCTGCACGATTCGCCGCGACGCCATAGCGGTCGACATCTCGCACCGCATCGACCGCAACGACGCCTATTTCGCCGACCTTCGGGAGCGCTGGTCCGCCGCGTTGCGCGCGGCGCACCAGGCGATCCCCGCCCCGCCTTACGGTCGGGACTGA
- a CDS encoding branched-chain amino acid ABC transporter permease, which yields MEIFLQQLINGITLGSIYGLIAIGYTMVFGIIGMVNFAHGDVFMVSAFIAMIFFLLFTTVLGISSVIVALILVMLIAMFLTGLLNWAIERVAYRPLRGSFRLAPLISAIGMSIVLSNFIQVAQGPRNKPLPPVLSGTITLMERNNFAATISYKQILIWVVTAVLLAGFWYVVQKTPLGRAQRACEQDRKMAALLGVNVDRTISLTFVMGAALAAVAGTLYLTYYGVVNFSDGFTPGVKAFTAAVLGGIGSLPGAVLGGLLIGLIETFWSGYFSIDYKDVAAFSILAIVLIFMPQGLLGRPEVEKV from the coding sequence ATGGAAATCTTCCTACAGCAATTGATCAATGGGATCACGCTCGGCTCGATTTATGGGTTGATCGCGATCGGCTATACGATGGTGTTCGGCATCATCGGCATGGTGAACTTCGCGCATGGCGACGTCTTCATGGTGTCAGCTTTCATCGCGATGATCTTCTTTCTACTGTTCACGACCGTGCTTGGCATTTCATCGGTCATCGTCGCGCTGATTCTCGTGATGCTCATCGCCATGTTCCTCACGGGACTGCTGAACTGGGCCATCGAGCGCGTCGCGTACCGGCCGCTGCGCGGCTCGTTCCGGCTGGCGCCGCTGATTTCCGCGATCGGCATGTCGATCGTGCTCTCGAACTTCATCCAGGTTGCGCAGGGCCCCCGCAACAAGCCGCTGCCGCCGGTCCTTTCCGGCACGATCACGCTGATGGAGCGGAACAATTTCGCCGCGACCATCTCCTACAAGCAGATCCTGATCTGGGTCGTGACGGCGGTGCTTCTGGCCGGCTTCTGGTATGTCGTGCAGAAGACGCCGCTCGGCCGCGCCCAGCGCGCCTGCGAGCAGGATCGCAAGATGGCGGCGCTGCTCGGCGTCAATGTCGACCGTACCATCTCGCTGACCTTCGTGATGGGCGCCGCGCTCGCCGCGGTCGCCGGCACGCTCTACCTCACCTATTACGGCGTCGTGAATTTCTCGGACGGCTTCACGCCGGGCGTGAAGGCCTTCACGGCAGCAGTGCTCGGCGGCATCGGCTCGCTGCCCGGCGCGGTTCTCGGCGGGCTCCTGATCGGACTGATCGAGACCTTCTGGTCCGGCTATTTCTCGATCGACTACAAGGACGTCGCCGCCTTCTCGATCCTGGCGATCGTGCTCATCTTCATGCCGCAGGGCCTGCTGGGCCGACCCGAAGTCGAGAAGGTCTGA
- a CDS encoding uracil-DNA glycosylase encodes MLTGSDPSPPSAEALAALLEWYRDAGVDMAIDEIAIDRFAAPAAAAPVVAPVPAEAMPAARPALPQFATSVPGATPTIGVAEAEAARIAAASAETLDALREALARFEGCPLRLTARSLVFADGNPNARIMLVGEAPGREEDLQGVPFVGRSGQLLDRMLAAIGLGRQDVYIANVVPWRPPGNRTPTPEETAICRPFIRRQIELVDPDVLICLGGAAAKELLDTREGILRLRGQWLGYDTGRRQIRAMATLHPAYLLRQPLQKRLVWRDLLALKAALPQETH; translated from the coding sequence ATGCTGACCGGAAGCGACCCTTCTCCCCCCTCGGCCGAGGCCCTCGCGGCACTGCTGGAATGGTATCGCGACGCCGGCGTCGACATGGCGATCGACGAGATCGCGATCGACCGCTTCGCCGCGCCTGCCGCCGCGGCGCCGGTCGTCGCGCCGGTGCCCGCAGAGGCGATGCCGGCCGCCCGGCCTGCCCTTCCCCAGTTCGCAACGTCCGTTCCCGGCGCAACGCCGACCATCGGGGTGGCGGAGGCCGAGGCGGCCCGGATCGCGGCCGCTTCCGCCGAAACGCTCGACGCGCTGCGCGAGGCGCTCGCGCGCTTCGAGGGCTGCCCGCTCCGCCTCACCGCCCGCTCGCTCGTCTTTGCCGACGGCAATCCGAACGCGCGGATCATGCTGGTCGGCGAGGCGCCCGGCCGCGAGGAGGATCTGCAGGGGGTTCCCTTCGTCGGCCGCTCCGGCCAGCTCCTCGACCGCATGCTGGCGGCCATCGGGCTCGGCCGACAGGACGTCTACATCGCCAATGTCGTGCCGTGGCGGCCGCCGGGAAACCGGACGCCGACGCCGGAGGAAACGGCGATCTGCCGTCCGTTCATCCGCCGCCAGATCGAGCTCGTCGACCCCGACGTCCTGATCTGCCTCGGCGGGGCCGCGGCGAAGGAGCTGCTGGACACGCGCGAAGGCATTCTCCGCCTGCGTGGCCAATGGCTCGGCTATGACACAGGCCGGCGGCAAATCCGGGCCATGGCGACGCTGCATCCGGCCTATCTCCTGCGCCAGCCGCTGCAGAAGCGGCTCGTCTGGCGCGATCTTCTGGCGCTGAAGGCGGCGCTGCCACAAGAAACTCACTGA
- a CDS encoding usg protein — MPSSLLRQLSGYGLTTAHILYRLPDHPALLQTFVWQEYDLAPDFPELNRFLDFWKREIEGPLHSVKVAHHGVISAAEMRVASTLYALN, encoded by the coding sequence ATGCCGTCATCGCTGTTGCGTCAGTTGTCCGGATATGGCCTGACCACCGCCCATATCCTCTACCGCCTTCCCGATCATCCGGCCCTGCTGCAAACATTCGTCTGGCAGGAATATGACCTGGCGCCGGACTTTCCCGAGCTCAACCGGTTTCTCGATTTCTGGAAGCGCGAGATCGAGGGTCCGCTGCACTCGGTGAAGGTGGCGCATCACGGCGTCATCAGCGCAGCGGAGATGCGCGTCGCCTCGACGCTCTATGCCTTGAACTGA
- a CDS encoding transglutaminase family protein, protein MRLRIVHEIVYAFDPPANGAIQTLRLTPRGHDGQFVVDWRIEVDHDCRLSSALDPFGNIVQSFNTDGKLDGLAITALGEVETHDMAGMVRGQSERFPVPVFLRDTSLTESDHAIRSFAAEIDAASPPDRLSTLHALMDGLHDAMELGDVEDDRAIATFAGRKGDARALAHVFIAAARHLGIPSRYASGYLFRPDSKEPDHTEHGWAEAFIEGVGWIGFDASCNICPTDAYVRLAIGLDRVGAAPVRGAAYGDWSAVPKVAIRISEARPVKQA, encoded by the coding sequence ATGCGCCTCAGGATCGTCCACGAGATCGTCTACGCCTTCGACCCGCCCGCCAACGGCGCCATCCAGACCCTGCGGCTGACGCCGCGCGGCCATGACGGCCAGTTCGTCGTCGACTGGCGCATCGAGGTCGACCATGACTGCCGCCTGTCGAGCGCGCTCGACCCGTTCGGCAACATCGTCCAGTCCTTCAACACCGACGGCAAGCTCGACGGCCTCGCGATCACCGCGCTCGGCGAAGTGGAAACGCACGACATGGCCGGCATGGTCCGCGGCCAGTCGGAGCGCTTTCCGGTTCCCGTCTTCCTGCGCGACACCTCGCTCACCGAATCCGATCATGCGATCCGGTCCTTCGCCGCCGAAATAGACGCCGCCTCGCCGCCCGATCGTCTCTCGACCCTGCATGCGCTGATGGACGGGCTTCATGATGCGATGGAGCTCGGCGACGTCGAGGACGACCGCGCCATCGCCACCTTCGCGGGCAGGAAGGGCGACGCGCGGGCGCTCGCCCATGTCTTCATCGCCGCGGCGCGTCACCTCGGCATCCCGTCCCGCTATGCCAGCGGATATCTCTTCCGGCCCGATTCGAAGGAGCCGGATCACACCGAGCATGGCTGGGCCGAGGCGTTCATCGAGGGCGTCGGCTGGATCGGATTCGACGCGTCCTGCAATATCTGCCCGACCGACGCCTATGTCCGCCTCGCGATCGGCCTCGACCGCGTGGGAGCGGCGCCGGTGCGTGGCGCCGCCTATGGCGACTGGAGCGCCGTGCCGAAGGTGGCCATCCGCATCAGCGAGGCGAGACCGGTTAAGCAGGCGTAA